One window from the genome of Rhodopirellula halodulae encodes:
- a CDS encoding MATE family efflux transporter, translated as MLQSPNRSKNDAFGYRAMVSVAIPLAATVGCFSLTLFTDRTLLMWYGPTSSAASMAAGNLYWAIACIPVTAMGFITPLAAMALGKKRNRGAVAQRVWSLLWQCVWFTLACVPAFALIGWASPLLFQGFGHAAELADQEAKYFRTLLLVAPASMLEAGLTAFFVGRRVTRPILRTNLASSALNVALDVWFIFGGLGLPAMGVFGAALATTVSMWFKVAVFLTMLLRLKSFARHRSSAWKPRRQLMREIVGPGAAIGLQQLIRSGLFSFVLLVIGAASVTGLAATSAALTLYQLLSIPAIGLGTAITVVTGQALASNGIGLASETIRRGMTLGVAVALALAMILVLFPDALLQIPLGGVDAAERADIQPLAVQLMRYAAVYGLVDVASLLLAASMKGIGKSFSILIATAVPGIAVVGLGWLLVPGGSFSSATVDDATVVTYWWSALVIWSAAQSAILAGSLFFTTKQSSEAMLELG; from the coding sequence ATGTTGCAGTCACCCAATCGCTCGAAAAACGATGCTTTTGGCTATCGAGCGATGGTGTCCGTCGCCATTCCCTTGGCAGCAACGGTGGGTTGTTTCTCGCTCACGTTGTTCACTGACCGCACCCTGTTGATGTGGTATGGTCCGACTTCCTCTGCGGCATCGATGGCGGCGGGAAACCTCTACTGGGCGATTGCGTGCATCCCGGTGACCGCCATGGGGTTCATCACTCCTCTGGCCGCGATGGCACTCGGGAAAAAGCGAAACCGCGGGGCGGTGGCCCAGCGAGTTTGGTCGTTGTTGTGGCAGTGCGTTTGGTTCACGCTCGCATGCGTGCCCGCGTTCGCTTTGATCGGCTGGGCCAGTCCGCTGCTCTTTCAAGGTTTTGGGCATGCCGCCGAATTGGCGGATCAGGAAGCGAAATACTTCCGAACGCTGCTGTTGGTCGCACCAGCATCCATGTTGGAAGCTGGCCTGACCGCGTTCTTCGTCGGACGCCGAGTGACGCGTCCGATTCTTCGTACCAACCTCGCTTCCTCGGCCCTGAATGTGGCATTGGATGTCTGGTTCATTTTCGGCGGTCTGGGCTTGCCAGCGATGGGTGTCTTTGGTGCTGCACTGGCCACGACCGTTTCCATGTGGTTCAAGGTGGCCGTCTTTCTCACCATGTTGCTTCGACTGAAATCGTTTGCACGCCACCGATCATCCGCGTGGAAACCCAGACGCCAATTGATGCGTGAGATCGTCGGCCCCGGTGCAGCGATTGGTTTGCAGCAACTGATTCGTTCCGGCTTGTTCAGTTTTGTTCTGTTGGTCATCGGAGCGGCATCGGTGACCGGGTTGGCTGCGACCTCGGCGGCACTCACGCTGTATCAATTGCTGTCCATCCCCGCGATCGGGTTGGGAACAGCGATCACCGTGGTGACTGGGCAAGCCTTGGCATCCAACGGAATCGGATTGGCGTCGGAGACCATTCGACGTGGAATGACGCTGGGAGTCGCGGTGGCGTTGGCACTGGCGATGATTCTGGTCTTGTTTCCAGATGCGTTGTTGCAGATCCCGTTGGGGGGCGTCGATGCGGCAGAACGCGCGGACATTCAACCTTTGGCGGTGCAGTTGATGCGATACGCCGCGGTGTATGGCTTGGTGGACGTCGCGAGTTTGTTGTTGGCGGCATCAATGAAAGGCATTGGCAAATCGTTTTCGATTCTGATCGCAACGGCGGTACCAGGGATCGCCGTGGTCGGTCTCGGATGGTTGCTCGTCCCTGGAGGTTCTTTCAGCTCGGCGACGGTCGACGATGCAACGGTGGTGACTTATTGGTGGTCCGCCTTGGTGATATGGTCAGCCGCCCAGTCCGCAATTCTGGCCGGGAGTTTGTTTTTCACAACGAAACAATCGAGCGAAGCAATGCTGGAATTGGGATAA
- a CDS encoding ABC transporter permease, translated as MLLPWEYGVRNLARRPVRTTLTLVALATVVMLVFVVVGFIRGLERSLAISGDEDVVLVYSVNSEENVENSSIAARTPSLLAASLRGTMRRYGVQHVSPELYLGTRVATGSGEFGLGLVRGVETSAPLVRRTVQIVDGHWPSAGEVMVGRLVAAKLGCEKEALRTGKQLKFEGRQWTISGLFASGGSAFESEIWCGLNDFQTATKRQDLSLVAIRLKPGSSAAEVQLFCKERLDLELHAIRETDYYASLQQHYKPVRVLAWFVVLLVSGAGVFAGLNMMYGAVAGRIREIATLQAIGYRRSAILVSVIQEGVLLAAAGALLSGTVALFLLNGMAIRFTMGAFALRIDSVAILVGCGVGILLGVLGSLPPALKALRQEVATGLKSV; from the coding sequence ATGTTGTTGCCGTGGGAATATGGCGTTCGCAATCTCGCTCGGCGACCCGTGCGAACCACATTGACTTTGGTTGCCCTGGCGACCGTCGTCATGTTGGTTTTTGTGGTGGTTGGTTTCATCCGTGGGTTGGAACGATCGCTAGCGATCAGCGGTGATGAGGACGTCGTCTTGGTCTACTCAGTCAATTCAGAAGAGAACGTCGAAAACTCCTCCATCGCGGCTCGAACACCATCTTTGTTGGCCGCCAGCCTGCGTGGAACGATGCGTCGGTATGGCGTGCAGCACGTATCGCCGGAGCTTTATCTAGGAACACGAGTGGCAACGGGATCGGGTGAGTTTGGATTGGGATTGGTGCGTGGGGTGGAGACGTCGGCGCCTTTGGTGCGGCGAACGGTCCAGATCGTCGATGGTCACTGGCCGTCCGCCGGCGAAGTCATGGTGGGGCGGTTGGTCGCCGCGAAATTGGGCTGTGAGAAAGAGGCGTTGCGAACGGGAAAACAGCTGAAGTTCGAGGGCCGTCAGTGGACAATCAGCGGTCTATTCGCATCGGGCGGATCCGCGTTTGAATCGGAAATCTGGTGCGGTTTGAACGACTTCCAAACGGCGACCAAACGCCAGGATTTGAGTTTAGTTGCGATTCGATTGAAGCCGGGAAGCTCTGCTGCAGAGGTTCAATTGTTCTGCAAAGAAAGGCTGGATCTGGAGCTGCATGCGATTCGTGAAACGGATTACTACGCGTCGCTTCAACAGCACTACAAACCCGTGCGAGTCTTGGCTTGGTTTGTCGTGCTCCTGGTGTCGGGAGCCGGAGTCTTTGCCGGACTCAACATGATGTATGGGGCCGTGGCGGGACGAATTCGAGAGATCGCAACGTTGCAAGCAATTGGCTATCGGCGAAGCGCAATTCTGGTCAGTGTGATCCAGGAAGGTGTGTTACTCGCGGCGGCGGGAGCACTGTTGTCCGGAACGGTGGCGTTGTTTCTGCTCAATGGAATGGCGATTCGATTCACCATGGGAGCTTTTGCGTTACGAATCGATAGCGTTGCGATCTTGGTGGGTTGCGGAGTTGGAATCTTATTGGGTGTTCTGGGCTCGTTGCCCCCAGCACTCAAAGCGTTGCGTCAGGAAGTTGCGACGGGACTGAAGTCCGTGTGA
- a CDS encoding glycosyltransferase — translation MGHKHRTESILRELSCPASVVTSRIHSLDWNGPTLDEVIGIDCDNDEVHPEGLQHADDVSALHFAPLWTPSVTRRVAQYTRWIDERRPDVMVVDVSAEISLLTRLASVPQIVMRQHGRRDDPAHLTAYEAAHSLLAPFPQSMEDDITPDFVREKTIYLDGFCRFECDPSTTGTNASERTSVSNFTDANDSLRVVVMFGRGGTGNVHEHLRKAAESLPHSQWLVLGKEDNNDRRETPTNLQFLGWHDSPDEILRSADVVITSAGHNSVMELGRSRQRFIAIAEERPFEEQVRKSHILDREGLAIGLSAWPSADQWPDLIGSALQLDVSRWDKVFQRDGAIQAAEHIASVASWSHNKRQTAQLISL, via the coding sequence ATGGGCCATAAACACAGAACGGAATCCATCCTGCGAGAGCTATCGTGTCCGGCCAGCGTCGTCACCAGCCGAATCCATTCGTTGGACTGGAACGGTCCGACGCTCGATGAAGTGATTGGCATTGATTGCGACAACGATGAGGTTCACCCGGAGGGACTGCAACATGCAGACGACGTTTCGGCGTTGCACTTCGCTCCTCTGTGGACGCCCAGCGTCACCCGGCGTGTCGCACAGTACACCCGGTGGATTGATGAGCGACGACCTGACGTGATGGTGGTTGACGTGTCGGCAGAGATCTCCCTGCTGACTCGTTTGGCATCCGTGCCACAGATCGTGATGCGACAACATGGGCGGCGTGATGACCCGGCTCACCTCACCGCGTACGAAGCCGCTCATTCACTGCTGGCTCCGTTTCCCCAAAGCATGGAAGACGACATCACCCCCGACTTCGTTCGGGAAAAGACCATCTACCTAGATGGATTCTGTCGCTTTGAATGCGATCCATCAACGACGGGAACCAACGCGAGCGAGCGAACTTCGGTTAGTAACTTCACCGACGCGAATGATTCGCTTCGGGTGGTCGTGATGTTTGGTCGTGGAGGCACCGGCAATGTTCACGAACATCTTCGCAAAGCAGCAGAATCATTGCCACATTCACAATGGTTGGTGCTCGGCAAAGAGGACAACAACGACCGTCGCGAAACGCCGACGAACCTTCAATTTCTTGGTTGGCACGATTCTCCAGACGAGATCCTACGATCCGCCGACGTAGTGATCACATCGGCCGGGCATAACAGTGTGATGGAGTTGGGCCGATCTCGCCAACGATTCATCGCCATTGCCGAGGAGCGGCCCTTCGAGGAACAAGTTCGCAAGTCACACATTCTGGATCGAGAAGGTCTCGCGATCGGACTTTCGGCCTGGCCCAGTGCTGACCAATGGCCTGATTTGATTGGCTCTGCTTTGCAACTGGATGTCAGTCGCTGGGACAAAGTGTTCCAACGCGACGGCGCGATTCAAGCTGCCGAGCATATAGCCTCGGTGGCAAGTTGGTCTCATAACAAACGTCAAACCGCTCAATTGATCTCGCTATGA
- a CDS encoding glycosyltransferase family 2 protein: MKLSVLTIVRGRQSHLENQMRGLLQSELAPIEWVVVGMNQDVSLPSTDQFTIRTSSVHHPTEALPLAAARNHAASLCRTDAMVFLDVDCIPSPSMLDRFAQALTKEDRLWMGHPMYLPAGATQSGKPTLEGTTNASAWSMTELAEQAVDHPLQPSLDKNKWIASDRYELFWSLCFAITRNSFDHIGGFDESFDGYGGEDTDFSFSARRAGVPFGFVDAVAYHQHHAVCKPPLNHLQPIVQNAEQFRKKWGCWPMGAWLKAFAAEDFIEFDQASDHIQINRLPTDSEIRACQTMTPAGF; this comes from the coding sequence ATGAAACTTTCAGTGCTCACCATCGTTCGAGGCCGACAGAGCCATCTCGAAAATCAAATGCGTGGTTTGTTGCAATCCGAACTTGCGCCCATCGAATGGGTCGTGGTCGGGATGAATCAAGACGTTTCATTGCCTTCGACGGATCAATTCACGATACGGACGAGCAGTGTGCATCATCCCACGGAAGCGTTGCCACTTGCCGCCGCGAGAAACCACGCTGCGTCGCTGTGCCGCACGGACGCGATGGTGTTCTTGGATGTCGACTGCATTCCTTCACCGTCAATGCTCGACCGCTTTGCTCAAGCACTGACAAAAGAAGATCGGTTGTGGATGGGACACCCGATGTACCTCCCGGCCGGTGCAACACAAAGCGGCAAACCAACTCTCGAGGGGACGACCAACGCTTCCGCGTGGTCGATGACCGAGCTAGCCGAACAAGCCGTCGATCATCCGTTGCAGCCGTCTCTGGACAAGAACAAATGGATCGCATCGGATCGATACGAACTGTTCTGGTCCCTGTGTTTCGCGATCACACGCAATTCATTCGATCACATCGGCGGTTTTGATGAGTCGTTCGATGGCTACGGCGGGGAAGACACGGACTTTTCGTTTTCAGCTCGCCGTGCCGGTGTCCCGTTCGGTTTCGTCGACGCGGTCGCGTACCATCAACATCACGCGGTCTGCAAACCACCTCTGAATCATTTGCAACCGATCGTCCAAAATGCGGAACAGTTTCGAAAGAAGTGGGGATGCTGGCCCATGGGAGCTTGGTTGAAAGCCTTCGCAGCGGAAGACTTCATCGAATTTGATCAAGCATCCGATCACATTCAGATCAACCGCCTGCCGACCGATTCTGAAATCCGTGCTTGCCAAACCATGACGCCGGCCGGCTTCTAA
- a CDS encoding glycosyltransferase family 4 protein: MKIGIIGHLKFPIAKPFAGGLEAFTHAYTRALQLRGHDVTLFASGDSDRELPLRSITPAATIPESQSRTGRVCHEWIEGVEDEAYASLMSELSTSDFDVIHNHSLSPIPLRFAELLPSRLLTTLHAPVLPRMASEIDVRGPEHCGHFVNISKANANAWRRLLPSQTIVRNGVDTNFWVRCQAPKKRRAIWFGRILPDKGTHLALRAAHRAGIPLDVVGPISDEDYFHSEVMPLMQAEDRYLGHRTHEELCGLISQSAVTIVSPCWDEPFGLVVAESLACGTPVAAFRRGAMPELISPSTGRLASPGNVRQLARAITYCMDLPGEVCRRVAQEHLSFDRMVDQYEALYKSQTGSVFPTEVAA, from the coding sequence ATGAAAATTGGCATCATTGGTCACCTCAAGTTCCCGATCGCGAAACCATTCGCTGGTGGACTGGAAGCCTTCACTCACGCTTACACACGAGCGTTGCAATTACGAGGGCACGACGTCACGCTCTTCGCATCGGGAGATTCCGATCGCGAACTTCCGCTGCGATCGATCACACCCGCAGCAACCATCCCTGAATCGCAATCACGCACCGGACGTGTGTGCCACGAATGGATCGAAGGCGTCGAGGACGAAGCTTACGCTTCGTTGATGTCGGAACTCAGCACCAGCGACTTCGACGTGATTCACAATCACTCACTCAGCCCCATCCCGTTGCGATTTGCCGAGCTACTTCCATCACGTTTGTTGACGACGCTGCACGCTCCCGTGCTGCCACGCATGGCAAGTGAGATTGATGTTCGAGGACCAGAGCATTGCGGCCACTTCGTCAACATTTCAAAAGCAAACGCGAACGCATGGCGAAGGCTGCTACCGTCGCAAACGATCGTTCGCAATGGCGTTGACACGAATTTTTGGGTTCGCTGCCAAGCTCCGAAAAAACGCCGAGCGATTTGGTTTGGAAGGATCTTGCCAGACAAGGGAACCCACTTGGCTTTGCGTGCCGCTCATCGTGCTGGGATTCCCCTGGACGTGGTGGGCCCGATCTCAGACGAAGACTACTTCCACAGTGAAGTCATGCCGCTGATGCAAGCCGAGGATCGCTATCTGGGGCATCGCACTCATGAAGAACTATGCGGGCTGATCAGCCAATCTGCGGTGACCATTGTTTCACCATGTTGGGATGAACCGTTCGGATTGGTCGTCGCAGAATCGCTCGCATGCGGGACTCCGGTGGCCGCTTTCCGCCGTGGTGCAATGCCGGAGTTGATCAGTCCATCCACGGGACGATTGGCTTCGCCTGGAAACGTCCGCCAACTCGCACGTGCCATCACGTATTGCATGGACTTGCCAGGTGAGGTTTGCCGACGCGTTGCACAAGAACATCTCAGCTTTGATCGAATGGTTGACCAATACGAGGCACTGTACAAGAGTCAAACGGGATCGGTGTTCCCGACCGAGGTTGCCGCGTGA